In Verrucomicrobiia bacterium, the sequence AGTAAAATTCCTAAAAAATGAAGAAGAGCCTGCAGGTGCTATTTGTAGATTAGGAACCGATCCACTAACCGCTATAAAAGAGCATCCTCCAATAGCAGGTGGAGCTCCAGGAACCACCCCGGTTATTCGACCAAATTTATCATATTGAATTTGATCGTAAGCACCAGCCACCCCTCCCGCCACAAACGGCTCGTGCATTTTGATATCAGTTCGATTATTAACATTATCGTCAACAGCTTGAATAGGGTGAAAAACATTAAAGGTATGGCGAGGCGGATCAACTGGTTCACCATCCTTCTGAATAAAAGCATAGCCTACGGGTGGCATGACAACGCTGGTAATAATATTGCCTTCAAAAACACACGTAACCCCGCCAAGCCCATCGCCAGCCGTTTGATCCACGTTTGCCAAATGCTCTGTGAAAACTTCAATATAATCTAAGGCGTCCAATTCAAATGTGCCCTCAACTTCGATTGTGGTATTTTGCGCATTTGAATTTAAAATTCCTCCAATCTGAACTGCCATATCAGTCGTGCCGTTCTTAACGAGAGTAAGCTGAGCAACGTTTGGAATATTTAAGCCCTCGTAAATAAGTTGCGCACGAAATCTGAATACCCCAGGAAAAGGGGCAGTAAACCTACCCGTAACGGGATCGTAATTGTCTTTTGTGTCAAAAACTTGAGTATCAAAAATAATCTTTGTCGATGTCTCTGGTGGAACAGCTACTTGGTCAGATTTGAATGCGCGAAAGCCTGGGCCGTCTTCAATCAAATCCAAAATTTCAAGTTTGAGTTGCGCCCACGTAATCTTGCGCATTTCTGTGTTGGAAAAATCCCACACCGCAAACTCATCTTGATCTTCAAGTGGAGAAGAATAAGGATCAAGGAGATGAATATTGAAAGGAACGGTTGGGAAAATTTTCCACTTACCATTTTCGTCAAACGCCACAAACCCGTTAGGAATCCCTTTTAAAAGAATTTCAATTAGCTGCCCGTTAGCATTGGCCTGATTAAAAATAAAATCATTCTCTGTCATAAGGCGTTACCAAGTGGTGTGAGGTTTTCTCCTCCATAAATTAGGTGCAATACACTCATAAGAATAGTTCGGATCAAATGATCTCATCCCAATATCGCCAGGCGAATTAACCGCTGGAGGTGGTGGTAAAATCCAAATGCAAAGCCCAAAAAGTTGTTGCCCCTCCTCGATAGTAATAGCGATAGCCTTTTGATCGCTACCAAATGGGCTATCGGCTTGGACGTTAACAATGAAAATTCCTTTCTGCGAAGGAACACCTAGAATGAGTCCAGAGGCATCACCCGCTAAACCAGGGGGAAGTGGATCAAGGAAAGTAAATGTAATAGGCGAACCGCCAGTCGCAGTCATTCCAAAGCCAAAAGGCGATCCCACTTTTCCGCCAGCATTAACAGGAGGCTGTATAACAGGCGCATCGTTGCCGCCTGTAATAGTAATTAAGACAACGCCAACTCCGGTTCCATACGAATTCGTGGCTGAGAGCTGAACACCCCAGACACCTGGAGTATTCGGGACACCAGAAATAACTCCAGTATCAGCATTGAATGCCATGCCTGGCGGAATATTGACCGCACCAAATTTATCAGGATCATTGGTCGCCGTAATCTGATAAACTAAAGCTTGATTAACGGGTCCAGAAATTTGATTCGGGCTGGTGATAACTGGAATGTTTGGGTCTAAATTATTAAGTGGGTTAACTGGAATCCATTTCTCGCCATCGGAAAGGTAGAGTAATGGAAGTTTTCCATCTTCTAAAACCAAGAAAAAGTAGCCTTTATTGCACTTGGAAGGTTCTGGTAAATCTTTTTTCTCGCCCCATCCATGCACTTTGTCCCAAGGAATCGGATCGCAACCAC encodes:
- a CDS encoding Ig domain-containing protein codes for the protein MGKDNCNCSPSGKGTPLQFKLGKHAEEHLACGCDPIPWDKVHGWGEKKDLPEPSKCNKGYFFLVLEDGKLPLLYLSDGEKWIPVNPLNNLDPNIPVITSPNQISGPVNQALVYQITATNDPDKFGAVNIPPGMAFNADTGVISGVPNTPGVWGVQLSATNSYGTGVGVVLITITGGNDAPVIQPPVNAGGKVGSPFGFGMTATGGSPITFTFLDPLPPGLAGDASGLILGVPSQKGIFIVNVQADSPFGSDQKAIAITIEEGQQLFGLCIWILPPPPAVNSPGDIGMRSFDPNYSYECIAPNLWRRKPHTTW